One window of Biomphalaria glabrata chromosome 6, xgBioGlab47.1, whole genome shotgun sequence genomic DNA carries:
- the LOC106077424 gene encoding protein MFI-like has translation MDSENPIARLQKEQLYHQYVQEQILDNVPKENIATFSFFLTNLADHWRPQHLKQSNSNQDSVINKNDPNRNTSKQNVLLPRRSEARNIHNEIQAAVKIQRAWRRHIDIQVYKYYRDLINFKCRGDPSAMLRCINPNEAKLLDAAAGINIRFRLAGEKFPPNIYYKIFTNRPIQDLCANSPKDYTQSKKLTAKDTHSHVRVPKIQEDDKQGWYKRIENNGWRLVSDRLIHHILNDPVTWETSRKEYKFDHSRLNRRQDVERRKKEKKIKWMQKLYSQGLLKTKADDEETTQLIEGATAGMIATIESQGVDALENWEVDELLAWTTGLNFDEYRDTWRELATSSSSQQVIEERFKLSTNSDDPFEVSLSTGPSRYPSTRQSHFTNVTLNTGGAMEKNSLITNPGF, from the exons ATGGATAGTGAG AATCCTATTGCAAGACTTCAAAAAGAGCAACTTTATCATCAGTATGTCCAAGAACAAATACTTGACAATGTACCTAAGGAAAATATAGCAAC ATTCAGTTTTTTTCTCACAAACCTTGCTGATCATTGGCGACCACAACATTTGAAGCAATCAAACTCAAATCAAGATAGtgtaattaataaaaatgatCCAAATAGAAACACATCCAAGCAAAATGTCCTTTTACCACGACGAAGTGAAGCTAGAAACATTCACAATGAGATTCAAGCAGCTGTTAAGATACAGAGGGCATGGAGAAGACATATT GACATTCAAGTGTACAAGTATTACAGAGATCTGATTAACTTCAAATGTCGAGGAGATCCAAGTGCTATGTTGAGATGTATCAATCCCAATGAAGCAAAGCTGTTAGATGCTGCTGCAGGAATAAACATTCGATTTAGATTAGCAGGT GAAAAGTTCCCTccaaatatttattacaaaatttttACTAATCGGCCCATTCAAGATTTGTGTGCCAACAGCCCCAAAGATTATACGCAATCTAAAAAACTGACAGCCAAAGACACACATAGTCATGTTCGTGTGCCAAAGATCCAAGAAGATg ACAAACAAGGCTGGTATAAGAGGATAGAAAACAATGGATGGAGACTCGTCTCTGATAGATTGATTCACCATATTCTtaatgatcctgtcacttgggAAACATCCAGAAAAGAATACAAGTTTGATCACAGTCGA TTAAATAGAAGACAAGATGTTGAAAGaaggaaaaaagagaaaaaaattaaatggatGCAGAAATT GTACAGTCAAGGTTTACTGAAAACCAAAGCTGATGATGAAGAGACCACACAGCTGATTGAAGGGGCCACAGCAGGCATGATTGCAACCATTGAGTCCCAGGGAGTGGATGCTTTAGAAAACTGGGAAGTTGATGAACTACTTGCTTGGACAACTGGACTGAACTTCGATGA ATATAGGGATACCTGGCGAGAGCTTGCTACTAGTTCTTCATCTCAACAAGTTATAG AGGAAAGATTTAAACTCTCAACCAACTCTGATGATCCATTTGAAGTGAGTTTATCCACTGGTCCATCACGCTACCCCTCCACCCGACAGTCACATTTTACTAATGTCACTTTGAACACTGGAGGAGCTATGGAAAAAAACAGTTTGATAACTAACCCAGGGTTTTAA